Proteins from a genomic interval of Arachis hypogaea cultivar Tifrunner chromosome 10, arahy.Tifrunner.gnm2.J5K5, whole genome shotgun sequence:
- the LOC112718199 gene encoding transcription factor bHLH51-like isoform X2 — protein sequence MENYDHCSLFLDPSQTLPHVSDCNSLHHQFGGEFHSWPAPVEMVAGDRAASASKSHSQAEKRRRDRINAQLTSLRKLIPKSDKMDKAALLGSVIEQVKDLKRKAIEVSKAITVPTESDEITIEYDPSARDESLKMKNKVVIKASVCCDDRPELFSELIQVLKGLRLTAVRADIASVGGRMKGTFLLCSKDNEKVVCLGTLKHSLKSVVTKIASSSIATNWPTRSPY from the exons ATGGAGAATTATGATCATTGTTCTTTATTTCTAGACCCTTCACAAACACTGCCTCATGTCTCAGATTGTAATTCTCTTCATCATCAATTTGGTGGTGAGTTTCATTCATGGCCGGCACCGGTCGAAATGGTGGCCGGAGACAGAGCTGCTAGTGCTTCCAAGAGCCATAGTCAGGCCGAGAAGCGGCGCAGGGACCGGATCAATGCACAGCTTACAAGTCTAAGGAAACTAATTCCAAAATCTGATAAG ATGGACAAGGCAGCTTTACTAGGAAGTGTGATAGAGCAAGTGAAGGATCTAAAGAGAAAAGCAATTGAAGTTAGCAAAGCCATAACCGTTCCAACTGAATCCGACGAAATAACAATCGAATATGATCCCAGTGCGCGTGACGAGAGCctaaagatgaagaacaaagttgtgATCAAGGCATCTGTTTGCTGCGACGATCGGCCGGAGCTGTTCTCGGAACTAATCCAAGTCCTAAAAGGATTAAGGCTGACGGCAGTTAGAGCTGACATAGCAAGTGTTGGTGGAAGAATGAAAGGCACATTTTTGCTTTGTTctaaggataatgaaaaggttgtTTGCCTTGGTACTCTCAAGCATTCACTTAAATCAGTTGTGACAAAAATTGCTTCATCTTCCATTGCAACAAATTGGCCTACTAGAA GTCCATATTGA
- the LOC112718199 gene encoding transcription factor bHLH51-like isoform X1 gives MENYDHCSLFLDPSQTLPHVSDCNSLHHQFGGEFHSWPAPVEMVAGDRAASASKSHSQAEKRRRDRINAQLTSLRKLIPKSDKMDKAALLGSVIEQVKDLKRKAIEVSKAITVPTESDEITIEYDPSARDESLKMKNKVVIKASVCCDDRPELFSELIQVLKGLRLTAVRADIASVGGRMKGTFLLCSKDNEKVVCLGTLKHSLKSVVTKIASSSIATNWPTRSKRQKFFLPSHFI, from the exons ATGGAGAATTATGATCATTGTTCTTTATTTCTAGACCCTTCACAAACACTGCCTCATGTCTCAGATTGTAATTCTCTTCATCATCAATTTGGTGGTGAGTTTCATTCATGGCCGGCACCGGTCGAAATGGTGGCCGGAGACAGAGCTGCTAGTGCTTCCAAGAGCCATAGTCAGGCCGAGAAGCGGCGCAGGGACCGGATCAATGCACAGCTTACAAGTCTAAGGAAACTAATTCCAAAATCTGATAAG ATGGACAAGGCAGCTTTACTAGGAAGTGTGATAGAGCAAGTGAAGGATCTAAAGAGAAAAGCAATTGAAGTTAGCAAAGCCATAACCGTTCCAACTGAATCCGACGAAATAACAATCGAATATGATCCCAGTGCGCGTGACGAGAGCctaaagatgaagaacaaagttgtgATCAAGGCATCTGTTTGCTGCGACGATCGGCCGGAGCTGTTCTCGGAACTAATCCAAGTCCTAAAAGGATTAAGGCTGACGGCAGTTAGAGCTGACATAGCAAGTGTTGGTGGAAGAATGAAAGGCACATTTTTGCTTTGTTctaaggataatgaaaaggttgtTTGCCTTGGTACTCTCAAGCATTCACTTAAATCAGTTGTGACAAAAATTGCTTCATCTTCCATTGCAACAAATTGGCCTACTAGAAGTAAGAGGCAAAAGTTCTTCTTACCTTCTCATTTTATATAG